The following coding sequences are from one Mugil cephalus isolate CIBA_MC_2020 chromosome 9, CIBA_Mcephalus_1.1, whole genome shotgun sequence window:
- the LOC125013617 gene encoding uncharacterized protein DDB_G0288629-like, whose translation MADKKEELVKKEDAQKDEFSLPWSKKKDKDKSDSKDKKSDHKDKKSDDEDKKSDDKDKKSKHKNKSKDKDEKKSKKKGEKKKGDKSGSSSSSSSSDED comes from the exons ACAAGAAGGAAGAGCTGGTGAAGAAGGAGGACGCACAGAAGGATGAGTTCAGTCTTCCCTGGagcaagaaaaaagacaaagataag AGTGACAGTAAGGACAAGAAGTCTGACCACAAGGACAAGAAGTCTGATGACGAGGACAAGAAGTCTGACGACAAGGACAAGAAGTCTAAACACAAGAATAAATCAAAGGACAAAGACGAAAAGAAGTCCAAGAAGAAAGGcgaaaagaagaagggagacAAATCAggctcttcttcatcttcctccagcAGTGATGAG gACTGA